In the Aythya fuligula isolate bAytFul2 chromosome 8, bAytFul2.pri, whole genome shotgun sequence genome, one interval contains:
- the RABGGTB gene encoding geranylgeranyl transferase type-2 subunit beta produces the protein MGTPQKDVVIKPDAPSTLLWEKHADYIASYGTKKDDYEYCMSEYLRMSGVYWGLTAMDLMGQLHRMNKEEILDFIKSCQHECGGISASIGHDPHLLYTLSAVQILILYDSLHVVDVNKIVEYIQNLQKEDGSFAGDKWGEIDTRFSFCAAATLALLGKLDTIDVGKAVEFVLSCMNFDGGFGCRPGSESHAGQIYCCTGFLAITDQLHQINADLLGWWLCERQLPSGGLNGRPEKLPDVCYSWWVLASLKMIGRLHWIDREKLRSFILACQDEETGGFADRPGDMVDPFHTLFGIAGLSLLGEEQIKAVNPVFCMPEDVLRRINVQPELVS, from the exons ATG GGGACACCGCAGAAGGATGTTGTAATAAAACCTGATGCCCCGAGCACGTTACTTTGGGAGAAACATGCAGACTACATAGCTTCGTATGGGACAAAGAAAGATGATTAT GAGTACTGTATGTCGGAGTATTTGAGGATGAGTGGTGTTTACTGGGGGCTGACAGCCATGGATCTCATGGGACAGCTGCACCGAatgaacaaagaagaaattctggATTTCATCAAATCTTGTCAACATGAATGTGGTGGAATAAGTGCCAGCATAGGTCACGATCCTCATCTTCTGTATACCCTGAGTGCTGTCCAG ATTCTTATCTTATATGATAGTCTCCATGTCGTTgatgtaaataaaattgttgaATATATACAGAACCTGCAAAAAGAAGATGGATCATTTGCTGGAGATAAATGGG gAGAAATAGATACAAGGTTctccttctgtgctgcagcaacTCTTGCACTTCTG GGAAAACTGGATACTATTGACGTGGGGAAAGCAGTAGAATTTGTTTTGTCCTGTATGAACTTTGATGGAGGATTTGGCTGTAGACCGGGTTCTGAGTCACATGCGGGACAg ATCTATTGTTGCACAGGATTTCTGGCTATTACGGACCAGTTGCATCAAATAAACGCTGACTTGTTGGGTTGGTGGCTTTGTGAACGTCAGTTACCTTCTGGAGGTCTCAACGGACGACCAGAGAAG TTACCTGATGTATGCTATTCATGGTGGGTTCTAGCATCTCTGAAGATGATTGGTAGGCTACATTGGATTGACAGAGAGAAACTGCGCAGCTTTATTTTGGCTtgccaggatgaggagacaggaGGATTTGCTGACAGACCAGGAGATATG gTGGATCCATTTCATACTTTATTTGGAATTGCTGGACTATCCTTACTAGGAGAAGAACAAATTAAAGCTGTCAATCCTGTATTCTGTATGCCAGAAGATGTCCTACGAAGAATAAATGTACAGCCTGAGCTTGTGAGCTAA